The Epinephelus lanceolatus isolate andai-2023 chromosome 8, ASM4190304v1, whole genome shotgun sequence genome includes a window with the following:
- the rgs19 gene encoding regulator of G-protein signaling 19 isoform X1, whose translation MCLRKRSGYRPPDLINAKIYTGPIPAERGGELAMGGGRSETSALSGAGGGRGVTTTQNSQRPNACCFCWCCCCSCSWNEEERRRRRRRKRISQDTKMETIPNCEACTKPTTEEMRMWAQSFDKLMRNPAGRNVFREFLRTEYSEENMLFWLACEDLKQEINKTAIEEKARSIYEDYISILSPKEVSLDARVREVINRKMQDPTPHAFEDAQLQIYTLMHRDSYPRFLSSNIYKSLLHGGSRTSSES comes from the exons tacACAGGTCCGATCCCGGCCGAGCGAGGGGGCGAGCTGGCCATGGGGGGAGGTCGCAGCGAGACCTCAGCACTGAGCGGGGCAGGAGGGGGGCGGGGCGTTACCACTACCCAGAATTCCCAGCGGCCCAACGCCTGCTGCTtctgctggtgctgctgttgcagCTGCTCATg GAATGAAGAGGAGAGacggaggcggaggaggaggaagagaataTCACAGGACACCAAGATGGAAACCATACCAAACTGTGAAGCTTG CACCAAACCCACAACGGAAGAGATGCGGATGTGGGCTCAGTCCTTCGACAAGCTGATGAGGAACCCAGCAGGTCGGAATGTTTTTCGGGAGTTCTTGCGGACTGAGTACAGCGAGGAGAACATGCTGTTCTGGTTGGCCTGCGAAGACCTCAAACAGGAAATCAACAAGACCGCCATTGAGGAGAAAGCGCGCTCCATCTATGAGGATTACATTTCAATATTGTCGCCAAAAGAG GTGAGTCTGGACGCCCGGGTTCGAGAGGTGATCAACAGGAAGATGCAGGACCCGACGCCTCACGCGTTCGAAGACGCCCAGCTACAGATCTACACGCTGATGCACAGGGACTCCTACCCACGATTCCTCTCCTCCAACATCTACAAGTCGCTCTTGCACGGCGGCTCACGTACCTCCTCTGAATCCTAG
- the rgs19 gene encoding regulator of G-protein signaling 19 isoform X2: MTDVLYTGPIPAERGGELAMGGGRSETSALSGAGGGRGVTTTQNSQRPNACCFCWCCCCSCSWNEEERRRRRRRKRISQDTKMETIPNCEACTKPTTEEMRMWAQSFDKLMRNPAGRNVFREFLRTEYSEENMLFWLACEDLKQEINKTAIEEKARSIYEDYISILSPKEVSLDARVREVINRKMQDPTPHAFEDAQLQIYTLMHRDSYPRFLSSNIYKSLLHGGSRTSSES; the protein is encoded by the exons tacACAGGTCCGATCCCGGCCGAGCGAGGGGGCGAGCTGGCCATGGGGGGAGGTCGCAGCGAGACCTCAGCACTGAGCGGGGCAGGAGGGGGGCGGGGCGTTACCACTACCCAGAATTCCCAGCGGCCCAACGCCTGCTGCTtctgctggtgctgctgttgcagCTGCTCATg GAATGAAGAGGAGAGacggaggcggaggaggaggaagagaataTCACAGGACACCAAGATGGAAACCATACCAAACTGTGAAGCTTG CACCAAACCCACAACGGAAGAGATGCGGATGTGGGCTCAGTCCTTCGACAAGCTGATGAGGAACCCAGCAGGTCGGAATGTTTTTCGGGAGTTCTTGCGGACTGAGTACAGCGAGGAGAACATGCTGTTCTGGTTGGCCTGCGAAGACCTCAAACAGGAAATCAACAAGACCGCCATTGAGGAGAAAGCGCGCTCCATCTATGAGGATTACATTTCAATATTGTCGCCAAAAGAG GTGAGTCTGGACGCCCGGGTTCGAGAGGTGATCAACAGGAAGATGCAGGACCCGACGCCTCACGCGTTCGAAGACGCCCAGCTACAGATCTACACGCTGATGCACAGGGACTCCTACCCACGATTCCTCTCCTCCAACATCTACAAGTCGCTCTTGCACGGCGGCTCACGTACCTCCTCTGAATCCTAG
- the rgs19 gene encoding regulator of G-protein signaling 19 isoform X3 — protein sequence MGGGRSETSALSGAGGGRGVTTTQNSQRPNACCFCWCCCCSCSWNEEERRRRRRRKRISQDTKMETIPNCEACTKPTTEEMRMWAQSFDKLMRNPAGRNVFREFLRTEYSEENMLFWLACEDLKQEINKTAIEEKARSIYEDYISILSPKEVSLDARVREVINRKMQDPTPHAFEDAQLQIYTLMHRDSYPRFLSSNIYKSLLHGGSRTSSES from the exons ATGGGGGGAGGTCGCAGCGAGACCTCAGCACTGAGCGGGGCAGGAGGGGGGCGGGGCGTTACCACTACCCAGAATTCCCAGCGGCCCAACGCCTGCTGCTtctgctggtgctgctgttgcagCTGCTCATg GAATGAAGAGGAGAGacggaggcggaggaggaggaagagaataTCACAGGACACCAAGATGGAAACCATACCAAACTGTGAAGCTTG CACCAAACCCACAACGGAAGAGATGCGGATGTGGGCTCAGTCCTTCGACAAGCTGATGAGGAACCCAGCAGGTCGGAATGTTTTTCGGGAGTTCTTGCGGACTGAGTACAGCGAGGAGAACATGCTGTTCTGGTTGGCCTGCGAAGACCTCAAACAGGAAATCAACAAGACCGCCATTGAGGAGAAAGCGCGCTCCATCTATGAGGATTACATTTCAATATTGTCGCCAAAAGAG GTGAGTCTGGACGCCCGGGTTCGAGAGGTGATCAACAGGAAGATGCAGGACCCGACGCCTCACGCGTTCGAAGACGCCCAGCTACAGATCTACACGCTGATGCACAGGGACTCCTACCCACGATTCCTCTCCTCCAACATCTACAAGTCGCTCTTGCACGGCGGCTCACGTACCTCCTCTGAATCCTAG